Proteins encoded by one window of Halomonas sp. SH5A2:
- a CDS encoding BCCT family transporter translates to MSPGSPCCLRGGIGTVLMFWGVAEPISHFTTPPRPDVEPFSVEAADDAMSFSIYHLGLHTWSIFAMPGLAFAYFIYRYNLPMRFSSVFYPLIGERIYGPVGKGLDIFAILGTLFGVAVSIGLGTQQINAGLTELFGIPDAVMPKVLIIAILTAVAVGSIMAGLDSGVKRLSNINISMAVGLMVFVLFTGSTVFLLRAVVETFGLYISNLLPMAFWNDTLATYTNDDGSGWGWQGSWTVFYWAWTVTWSPFIGIFVARISRGRTIREFVLGVLFAPSIFTLVWFAIFGWSAMEIDGIGPEAREAMGEQAGVLSAAVGESIPLAMFAFFENFPAATLIQGLAVVIVAIFFATSSDSASLVVDMLCTGSPDPGPWHQRVFWGVSEGMLAAMLIVLAGDAGLTALQEVITVVGLPMFILVFAMMIALFRGLSHEDLGEVKVGNPPKPEEL, encoded by the coding sequence ATGTCTCCTGGTTCGCCATGCTGTTTGCGGGGGGGGATCGGCACGGTACTGATGTTCTGGGGCGTAGCGGAGCCCATTTCCCATTTTACGACGCCACCAAGGCCGGATGTTGAGCCTTTCTCTGTGGAAGCCGCCGACGATGCCATGAGCTTTTCGATCTATCATTTGGGGCTGCACACCTGGTCAATCTTCGCCATGCCGGGCCTTGCGTTTGCGTATTTTATCTATCGTTACAATCTGCCGATGCGTTTCAGTTCAGTCTTCTACCCGCTGATAGGCGAGCGCATTTATGGTCCCGTCGGCAAAGGCCTCGATATCTTTGCCATTCTCGGCACGCTTTTTGGCGTAGCGGTTTCCATTGGCCTGGGCACCCAGCAGATCAATGCGGGACTTACCGAGTTGTTTGGTATTCCTGATGCAGTGATGCCCAAAGTGCTGATCATCGCCATTCTGACGGCCGTTGCCGTAGGGTCGATCATGGCGGGGCTGGATTCTGGCGTTAAGCGGCTTTCCAATATTAATATTAGTATGGCCGTTGGCCTGATGGTGTTTGTGCTCTTTACCGGCTCGACCGTTTTCCTTTTACGTGCCGTTGTCGAGACCTTTGGTCTGTATATATCGAATCTGCTGCCCATGGCGTTCTGGAATGACACGCTGGCGACCTATACCAACGATGATGGCAGTGGCTGGGGATGGCAGGGCAGTTGGACCGTCTTCTATTGGGCCTGGACTGTCACCTGGTCACCGTTCATCGGGATCTTCGTGGCGCGGATTTCTCGTGGGCGGACCATCCGCGAATTCGTCCTTGGGGTGTTGTTCGCGCCCTCGATCTTCACACTGGTGTGGTTTGCGATCTTCGGCTGGTCGGCGATGGAGATTGACGGTATCGGACCCGAGGCTCGGGAAGCCATGGGAGAGCAGGCCGGTGTCTTGTCCGCTGCCGTTGGTGAAAGCATTCCGCTTGCCATGTTTGCTTTTTTCGAGAACTTCCCGGCCGCGACATTGATTCAGGGCCTGGCGGTCGTCATCGTGGCCATCTTCTTTGCCACGTCTTCGGACTCCGCATCTCTGGTGGTCGATATGCTATGCACCGGCAGCCCGGATCCTGGCCCTTGGCATCAACGCGTATTCTGGGGCGTCTCTGAAGGCATGCTGGCGGCAATGCTCATCGTGCTTGCCGGCGACGCCGGGCTGACGGCACTGCAGGAGGTGATTACCGTTGTCGGCCTGCCGATGTTCATTCTTGTGTTTGCCATGATGATCGCTTTGTTCCGCGGTTTGTCCCATGAAGACCTCGGCGAAGTGAAGGTTGGTAATCCACCCAAGCCGGAGGAACTGTAA
- a CDS encoding BCCT family transporter, with the protein MDALARKLGLKTDPTIFFTSAGIMILFLVVILIAPGPIGAAFGAGREWIVTNLGWFFIFGVTSWVGFLLWVAISRYGSIRLGGNDAKPAYSNVSWFAMLFAGGDRHGTDVLGRSGAHFPFYDATKAGC; encoded by the coding sequence ATGGATGCACTTGCGCGGAAGCTCGGCCTCAAGACGGATCCCACCATATTTTTCACGTCCGCAGGCATCATGATCCTTTTCCTGGTGGTGATTTTGATTGCGCCGGGCCCCATTGGAGCCGCTTTTGGCGCAGGGCGGGAATGGATCGTCACCAACCTTGGCTGGTTCTTCATTTTCGGGGTGACGAGTTGGGTCGGTTTCCTGCTCTGGGTGGCGATCAGCCGCTACGGTTCAATACGCTTGGGTGGCAATGATGCGAAGCCGGCCTATAGCAATGTCTCCTGGTTCGCCATGCTGTTTGCGGGGGGGGATCGGCACGGTACTGATGTTCTGGGGCGTAGCGGAGCCCATTTCCCATTTTACGACGCCACCAAGGCCGGATGTTGA
- a CDS encoding PRC-barrel domain-containing protein encodes MLKPFIAILISAATFLLFTTVHAEEQTNTGQQVDVSELQEYDNFVIQALGLSVERTEGMPVIGPNAEEVGAVEEVLVDSDGQIVAISVEVGGFLGIFEREVVLKLDQVGVQADRQKLTISMTREEVEQLPVWNN; translated from the coding sequence ATGCTTAAACCCTTCATTGCAATACTTATTTCAGCTGCCACTTTTTTGTTATTCACCACCGTTCACGCAGAAGAACAGACCAATACTGGCCAGCAGGTCGATGTTTCAGAGCTTCAGGAATACGATAACTTTGTGATCCAGGCCCTTGGGCTTAGCGTCGAACGCACTGAAGGCATGCCTGTCATCGGGCCGAACGCAGAAGAAGTTGGCGCGGTCGAAGAAGTCCTTGTCGACAGCGATGGCCAAATTGTAGCGATCAGCGTTGAAGTTGGCGGTTTTCTTGGCATCTTCGAGCGCGAAGTAGTGTTGAAGCTAGATCAAGTCGGCGTTCAGGCTGACCGCCAGAAGCTGACAATCTCAATGACTCGCGAAGAAGTTGAGCAACTGCCCGTTTGGAACAATTAA
- a CDS encoding GGDEF domain-containing protein translates to MSSLKTHHQVHWLTGQFCKGGSESMYRRSIESRVRFESCLYLTVAALIFGMFAISDYYLLGITREFYLLLAMRIGVVSLCLLLAFVIGRWGGYSSKVWLHALPLWLLATGIILIVPLRPESLPTQVTAVVVATMAFYLLIPNLLTVAALASFYLNIGFLAFAVLFAEIGPMAMLRIALLLIMANVVGFFALLRLESLQRKQFALLHEERDQNQQLHEEIAHRKSLETQLRVVAERDALTGLNNRGHFMNLAEEVLRRSQLERVPFGFFMIDVDHFKTINDTWGHRYGDWVLTKIAEVCVQSLRPTDVIGRFGGEEFVVALPNTGPDDAHIVAERLKKQVADLPLHEEMEKLCPSVTIGIAIAQTEDVDLETLITRADQMLYSGKRNGRNRVVMYDNEVEE, encoded by the coding sequence TTGTCGTCACTAAAAACGCACCATCAGGTGCATTGGTTGACTGGTCAGTTCTGTAAAGGTGGCAGTGAGTCGATGTATCGCAGGTCCATTGAGTCGAGGGTGCGGTTTGAATCCTGCCTTTACTTGACTGTGGCCGCGTTGATCTTTGGCATGTTTGCTATTTCGGATTACTACCTTCTCGGCATAACCAGAGAGTTTTATTTACTGCTCGCTATGCGTATTGGTGTGGTGAGCCTTTGCCTTCTTTTGGCCTTCGTTATCGGGCGTTGGGGCGGCTATTCGAGCAAAGTCTGGTTGCACGCTTTGCCGCTATGGCTACTGGCAACGGGTATCATTTTAATTGTGCCATTACGCCCTGAAAGCCTTCCCACCCAGGTAACAGCGGTGGTGGTAGCCACCATGGCTTTTTATCTTTTGATTCCCAATCTGCTGACAGTGGCGGCGCTTGCCAGCTTCTATTTGAATATCGGGTTTCTGGCCTTTGCAGTGTTGTTTGCGGAGATTGGCCCGATGGCAATGCTTCGCATAGCGTTGCTGCTGATTATGGCCAATGTGGTGGGGTTCTTTGCCTTGCTGCGCCTGGAGAGCCTACAGCGCAAGCAATTTGCGTTGCTTCACGAAGAACGCGATCAAAATCAGCAGTTGCATGAGGAAATCGCTCATAGAAAATCTCTGGAAACACAGTTGCGTGTAGTCGCCGAGCGAGATGCTCTGACGGGGCTGAATAATCGCGGTCATTTTATGAATCTGGCCGAAGAGGTATTGCGGCGCTCGCAACTGGAGAGGGTGCCATTCGGATTTTTCATGATCGATGTGGACCACTTTAAAACCATCAACGATACCTGGGGCCACCGTTATGGGGATTGGGTTTTGACCAAGATTGCCGAGGTCTGTGTGCAATCTCTTCGCCCCACGGATGTGATAGGGCGTTTCGGAGGAGAAGAGTTTGTGGTGGCCCTTCCAAATACCGGCCCTGATGATGCGCACATTGTGGCGGAACGACTGAAAAAACAGGTCGCAGATTTGCCGTTACATGAAGAAATGGAAAAATTATGCCCAAGCGTTACGATCGGCATCGCTATAGCGCAAACCGAGGACGTCGACCTTGAGACCCTGATCACGCGAGCGGATCAGATGCTTTATAGTGGCAAGCGTAATGGTAGGAACCGGGTGGTAATGTACGACAATGAAGTGGAAGAGTGA
- a CDS encoding sodium:calcium antiporter, with translation MFTLLNDISLPVAFALFSFCAVVIGIVGTRLTQVVDNLADRTGLGEAIAGAVLLGMATSLSGIVVSVSSAWTDKPELAMSNALGGIAVQTLFLTIADMVYRRANLEHAAASLGNLIQGALLLCLLSLLLVGRFAPEWTFWQIHPITPLLFIAYLFGLRLIKNAHTRPMWSPTRTRETREDQPDEPSGELTLKRLWLIFLGLALSIGFTGWLLERSATIIAADTGLSQAAVGVLLTSVVTSLPELVTTIAAVRRRALTLAVAGIIGGNAFDTLFAAASDVAYRGGSIYHVIPNHVMLWVALTVLMTGVLMLGLLHRQEQGPGRIGFESMVIIGLYLAGIIILFN, from the coding sequence ATGTTCACATTGCTCAATGATATTTCGCTTCCGGTCGCTTTTGCCCTCTTCAGTTTTTGCGCAGTTGTCATTGGTATCGTGGGTACCCGACTCACTCAAGTGGTTGATAACCTAGCTGATCGCACTGGCTTGGGCGAGGCTATTGCGGGAGCTGTTTTGCTTGGAATGGCTACCTCGCTATCAGGCATTGTAGTATCGGTCTCTTCTGCCTGGACTGATAAACCCGAACTGGCAATGAGTAATGCACTAGGCGGTATTGCAGTCCAGACGCTATTTTTAACTATCGCCGACATGGTATATCGGCGCGCCAATCTAGAACACGCAGCAGCCTCTCTTGGTAACCTGATTCAGGGGGCATTACTTCTGTGCCTTCTCAGCCTGTTGCTGGTGGGGCGTTTCGCGCCTGAGTGGACTTTCTGGCAGATACATCCGATCACACCGTTATTATTTATTGCTTATCTATTTGGTCTAAGACTGATTAAAAATGCTCACACACGACCGATGTGGTCGCCGACTAGGACCCGCGAGACGCGTGAGGATCAGCCCGATGAGCCGTCTGGAGAACTGACGCTGAAGCGGCTATGGCTCATTTTTTTGGGCCTGGCGCTTTCAATAGGCTTCACCGGATGGCTGCTAGAACGTAGCGCTACGATTATTGCTGCAGACACAGGGCTTAGCCAAGCAGCCGTCGGCGTCCTGCTCACATCAGTCGTAACGTCGTTACCCGAGCTGGTAACGACGATTGCAGCGGTACGAAGGAGGGCGCTAACGCTCGCAGTGGCTGGGATTATCGGTGGTAATGCTTTTGATACATTGTTTGCCGCCGCATCAGATGTGGCTTATCGAGGCGGCTCCATTTATCACGTCATTCCCAATCATGTGATGTTATGGGTCGCCCTTACTGTATTGATGACGGGAGTACTAATGTTGGGCCTTCTGCATCGACAAGAGCAAGGGCCGGGCCGTATTGGATTTGAAAGCATGGTAATAATCGGCCTTTATTTGGCGGGAATAATCATACTATTCAACTAG
- a CDS encoding metallophosphoesterase, which yields MSLIQKHDQNMSGRDFIVSDIHGQYDLLMEAMARVDFDKTKDRLFCVGDLIDRGADSLKCLSLPFEPWFYGVRGNHEMLAKDALESGGNAESLWMINGGTWANKENRTEVRQILLKALKYLPYARQVEVMGQQVGIVHAEPPTDWSMIEDAGPAEKEQIVWGRSRIKRMDKKPVTGIDAVVVGHTIIEQPTWLSNVFYIDTGAFQTGRLTLINAREVLA from the coding sequence ATGAGCTTGATTCAAAAGCACGACCAGAATATGTCGGGAAGAGACTTCATTGTCAGCGACATTCATGGGCAGTACGACTTGCTGATGGAAGCCATGGCTCGCGTGGATTTCGATAAGACAAAGGACCGCCTGTTTTGCGTGGGTGACTTGATCGACCGGGGCGCTGATTCCTTGAAGTGTTTGTCGTTGCCCTTCGAGCCTTGGTTTTATGGCGTGCGCGGCAACCACGAAATGCTGGCAAAAGACGCGCTTGAAAGCGGGGGAAACGCCGAAAGTCTTTGGATGATCAACGGCGGTACTTGGGCGAACAAAGAGAACCGGACCGAAGTGCGCCAAATATTACTCAAGGCGTTGAAGTATCTGCCCTACGCACGTCAGGTTGAGGTAATGGGGCAGCAGGTAGGTATTGTTCATGCTGAGCCGCCCACTGACTGGTCAATGATTGAAGATGCAGGCCCTGCCGAAAAAGAACAAATTGTGTGGGGGCGTTCCCGGATCAAGCGTATGGACAAAAAGCCGGTGACTGGCATCGATGCGGTGGTGGTCGGGCATACGATCATTGAGCAACCGACGTGGCTGAGTAATGTTTTCTATATCGATACCGGCGCTTTCCAAACCGGGCGACTGACGTTGATCAATGCCCGGGAGGTGTTGGCATGA
- a CDS encoding Arc family DNA-binding protein, producing the protein MPFRFSANGLREKAENESRKNHRSLNSELCILIQEAFRFLFNTLLLNAPIIHCVQIVSEIV; encoded by the coding sequence ATACCTTTTCGTTTTTCTGCAAATGGGCTTCGCGAGAAAGCTGAAAACGAATCCAGGAAAAACCATAGAAGCCTCAATTCTGAGCTATGCATTTTGATTCAAGAAGCCTTCCGCTTCCTGTTCAATACCCTTCTACTAAATGCACCGATCATTCACTGTGTCCAGATTGTGTCTGAAATTGTTTAG
- a CDS encoding Panacea domain-containing protein — translation MAISAMQAAKAACQLSGWNLSNLQLHKLLYIAHMLYSGSHNGEPLIYDEDFQAWDYGPVLPSVYRHCSAFGSSRIQNVFHHVQPPRESGDEVSYIRNVLSEFGDADPYQLVELTHEPDSAWANTYIPGVRHVPINQAEIVSEYQRRFSEA, via the coding sequence ATGGCTATCTCCGCTATGCAAGCAGCCAAAGCGGCTTGCCAGCTATCAGGCTGGAACCTCAGTAACTTGCAGCTGCACAAGCTACTATACATTGCACATATGCTTTATTCGGGTTCGCATAACGGCGAGCCTCTTATATACGATGAGGACTTTCAGGCTTGGGATTACGGTCCTGTGCTGCCATCGGTGTATAGGCACTGCTCTGCTTTTGGCAGCTCAAGAATTCAGAACGTGTTCCATCACGTGCAGCCACCCCGCGAGTCTGGCGACGAGGTGAGCTATATCCGAAATGTTCTATCCGAATTCGGCGACGCCGATCCTTATCAGTTGGTAGAGCTTACTCATGAGCCTGATTCTGCCTGGGCGAATACTTACATTCCAGGCGTAAGACATGTGCCCATTAATCAAGCGGAGATAGTAAGTGAGTACCAACGACGATTCTCAGAGGCCTAA